In one window of Primulina tabacum isolate GXHZ01 chromosome 8, ASM2559414v2, whole genome shotgun sequence DNA:
- the LOC142553826 gene encoding long chain acyl-CoA synthetase 6, peroxisomal-like produces MESRAERRLRLIQGHLISSEDDDSLARFSANPTAAEFCHGQRYSVVLPEKLRTGKWNVYRSTISPLKLVERYPYHPQIGTLHDNFQHAVDNFQDHKYLGTRIRIDGTIGDYKWMTYGEVGTARSAIGSGLRHHGLRSGACIGLYFINRPEWLIVDHACSSYSYISVPLYDTLGPDAVKYIVNHADIRAIFCVPNTLNTLLTFLSEIPSLRVIVVVGGIDEHLPALPSASGVTIISYSRLLGQGRGNMHPFCPPKPEDTATICYTSGTTGTPKGVVLSHRNLIASIAGMTHSVKFYSSDIYISYLPLAHIYERANQIMGAYYGVAVGFYQGDNLKLMDDLAALRPTIFSSVPRLYNRIYSGITGAVKTSGALKEKLFNAAYNSKRQALINGRKPSPMWDRLVFNKIKDKLGGRVRYMTSGASPLSPDVMEFLRVCFGCQVIEGYGMTETSCVISSMQEGDNLTDHVGSPNPACEIKLADVPEMNYTSEDRPHPRGEICVRGPIVFQGYFKDELQTREVLDDEGWLHTGDIGLWLPGGRLRIIDRKKNIFKLAQGEYIAPEKIENVYAKCKFVAQCFIYGDSLNSCLVAVVSVEPESLKDWAVSEGIKYDNLGELCTNPRAKAAVLAEMDAAGKEAQLRGFEFAKAVTLVLEPFTVENGLLTPTFKIKRPQAKAYFAEALSKMYKELPTSDPTQQPML; encoded by the exons GTCAAAGATATAGTGTAGTTCTTCCTGAGAAACTGAGGACGGGGAAATGGAATGTCTACAG GTCCACAATCTCTCCATTGAAGCTTGTTGAAAGATacccttatcatcctcagatcGGCACACTGCATGATAATTTTCA GCATGCAGTTGATAATTTCCAAGACCACAAATACTTGGGAACTCGTATTCGAATAGATGGAACTATTGGAGA CTACAAATGGATGACATACGGAGAGGTAGGCACTGCTCGATCAGCAATAGGCTCTGGTCTCCGCCATCATGGATTACGATCA GGAGCTTGTATTGGACTTTATTTTATCAACAGACCAGAGTGGCTCATTGTGGATCATGCCTGCTCGTCATATTCATATATTTCAGTTCCTTTATATGACACCCTTG GTCCTGATGCTGTTAAGTATATAGTCAATCATGCCGACATACGTGCAATTTTTTGTGTTCCCAATACCTTGAACACA CTTCTTACGTTCCTGTCAGAGATTCCATCTTTACGTGTTATAGTG GTAGTGGGAGGTATAGATGAACATCTTCCAGCTCTACCCTCCGCGTCAGGGGTTACGATTATATCATATTCCAGGTTACTCGGTCAG GGCCGCGGTAATATGCATCCATTTTGTCCTCCCAAGCCTGAAGACACAGCTACTATATGCTATACAAGTGGTACTACTGGGACGCCAAAG GGAGTTGTATTATCACATAGAAATTTGATAGCAAGTATTGCTGGAATGACTCATTCAGTCAAATTTTATTCCTCGGATAT TTACATATCTTATCTTCCCCTGGCACACATCTATGAGCGAGCTAATCAAATCATGGGTGCGTACTACGGTGTTGCCGTTGGCTTCTACCAGGGG GATAACCTGAAGTTGATGGATGATCTAGCTGCTCTAAGACCCACAATATTTTCAAGTGTTCCTCGTCTATACAACAGAATTTATTCTGG GATAACTGGTGCTGTAAAAACTTCTGGTGCCCTGAAAGAGAAGTTATTTAATGCAGCATACAATTCCAAAAGGCAAGCCTTGATAAATG GTCGAAAACCATCACCAATGTGGGATAGGTTGgtattcaacaaaataaaggaCAAACTTGGAGGTCGAGTTCGTTACATGACCTCAGGTGCTTCACCGTTATCTCCTGATGTGATGGAGTTTTTAAGGGT ATGTTTTGGCTGTCAAGTAATTGAAGGTTATGGCATGACTGAGACTTCCTGTGTCATAAGTTCTATGCAGGAGGGAGACAACTTGACTGATCATGTTGGTTCTCCCAATCCTGCATGTG AGATAAAGCTAGCAGATGTTCCTGAGATGAATTACACTTCTGAGGATCGGCCTCATCCTCGTGGGGAGATCTGTGTTAGAGGACCCATTGTTTTCCAAGGCTATTTCAAGGATGAACTTCAGAC GAGAGAGGTATTAGACGATGAAGGCTGGCTGCACACAGGAGATATTGGATTATGGCTACCTGGAGGCCGCCTAAGAATCATTGATAG GAAAAAGAACATTTTTAAGTTGGCACAGGGTGAGTACATAGCTCCAGAGAAAATTGAGAATGTCTATGCAAAATGTAAATTTGTTGCCCAGTGCTTCATATATG GTGATAGCTTGAACTCCTGTTTAGTTGCTGTTGTCAGCGTGGAGCCCGAGTCGTTAAAGGATTGGGCTGTATCAGAAGGTATCAAG TATGATAATTTGGGTGAGCTGTGTACCAATCCAAGAGCAAAGGCAGCGGTTCTCGCTGAAATGGATGCTGCTGGAAAAGAAGCTCAG TTGAGAGGTTTCGAATTCGCAAAAGCTGTGACATTGGTGCTGGAGCCGTTCACGGTGGAGAATGGCCTGTTAACACCTACCTTCAAG ATCAAGAGGCCTCAGGCAAAGGCCTACTTCGCTGAAGCATTATCTAAGATGTACAAGGAGCTTCCCACATCTGATCCAACCCAACAGCCGATGCTATGA